The following is a genomic window from Crossiella equi.
GCTGGCTCGCGCCGTGGAGCGCAAGAGCACGGTCTGGATCTGAGTGGGGATGCCGTGAGCTACCGCCGCGCGGATTCCGGCGACGGCGCGATCGAAACTGCCCGTGCCGCGCCAGCGGTCGTGGCGTTCGGCGTCCGGGCCGTCCAGGCTGACACGCAGGGCGTCCACGCGGGTGGCCAGGGCTTCGGCGCGGCGGGCCAGGTGCGTTCCATTGGTAGTAGCGCTGACCGCGCAGCCGCCGGCCACGAGGATGTCGATCAGCTCGGGCAATTCGCGCAGCAGCAGCGGTTCGCCGCCGGAGATGTCCACACCCAGGACCGCGGACTCGGCGAGCAAGTTCGCAATGCGGTAGCGGTCGGTTCGGGCCAGTTCGGACACGGTCTTGTCGTCCAGGCAGTGGGGACACGCGAGGTTACAGCGCACCAAGGGCGACCAGCACACGCTGATCGGCATGTCGGCGTGCACGGCCGCCGGATGGATCTCGGACCAGGAGGCGACGTCGGCGTCGGACAACCGGACACGGCCGGAGCTGAGTTCGGCACCGGTGCGGTGGGTCAGCCCGGTCAACGGGTCGTGGACGACGAACCCGGTACCGTGTGTCCGCGCTGTGAAGGTCCGCGTCGTGGCGGTGCGTCGCCCGGTCACAGGGTGTCCTGCGGTGGCAGCATCGGCGGGGCGTACAGCTCCTCGAACGGCTTCGGTCCGACGTACTGGCGGCAGGTACAAGGCACCCACTGGTTTCCGATCCAGGTACCGCCCTCGGTGCGCGCGTCCTTGTGCAGGATCTGCCCGTGGCACTCCTTGGTGTCTGGGTCGTGCTGTTCCAGCCCATGCGAGCAGCCGCACAACGGTTTCGGCGTGGTGCCTGCGGGTGCTCGGCGGCGGGTCAGCTTGCCGGCCAGCAGCCCTGTGGCGAACAGGCCAGCGCCGACCGCGAGGGAGATCGGGTCGATCATCGGGCAGTGTCTTCTTTCTCGTCGTTGTCGTCGTGGCGGCTTTCGATGCAGGGGGTCCGTCGCTGGCGCTAGTGGGGTCGCAGTACCTCGCAGTTGCGCAGCAGCTCGCTCACCTCGGCGATGAACGAGTGGGTGCGGCCGGTCGGGGCGGGCTGTCGCATCAGGTCCCAGTAGCGGGCGAGGGTGTCGGGCCAGGTGGCGAGTTTGCGTTGCCATTGCTGTTCGGCGTCCGGTGGATCGAGGTGGAACCCGACGACCTGCCGCAGCGGGATTACCAGCAGCCCGCTCGCGATCAGGCACGCGCCGAGGTAGGTGTCTTCCATCCCCCAGCCGATCCGGCCGAACTCGGGATCGAACCCTCCGACGTTGAGGACGGCGGCGCGTGGAACGGCGACGAGGCAAGTGACGACCATGCGGGGCAGGTCCCAGTCGACATAGCGCTGGCCGTAGCCGAGGTCGACGAAGTCGTGGGTGTGGTCCAGCGGACGGCCGTCGAGGCGCTCGGTCAGCGTGATGCCGGTGTAGAGCAACGGGCGGCCGACCGGGGGCCGCCATACGACCCGATGGTCTGCGCCGAGTTGGGGATGCTCGGCCAGGACGCCGCGTCCGCCCTGGTGCAGGTCGTAGGGCAGGTTGTGGCGGAACCCGACGAGCACCGTGGTGTCCGTGGCACGGGCGGTGATGTCGGTGATCACGTGCGGGGGCAGGACCATGTCGGCGTCGAGGTAGAGCACCGTCTGCCCGCGGGCGAGCGCGGTGCCGAGGTTGCGTGCGGTGGCCCCGCCCGCGCGTTCGGGGAGCCGCAAGACTGTGGTGACGATCGGGTGTCGGGCAGCGATGGCAGCCGTAGTGTCGGTGCTGGCGTCGTCGACGACGATGATCTCGAACTCGTGCCGATGGTGCTGGCCTTCCAGGGCGTCAAGCACTGCTGGCAGGCAGTAGCTGACGTTGTGGGCCGGGACGACGACCGACAGGGTGCGCACGGCGGCCAGCGAAAGCTCCGACGGTGTGGGCTCGTGCCAACCGATCCCGGAAATAGCTTCCCAGCTGCGAGTGCTGCTGGTGTGAAAATTGTTGCGGCGCAACAGTTCCTCGTACAGCGTGGTCACGCCCACCCCCACTGCTGGAGGTGGGTCAACCCGTCCCGCCATCCCCACGGGTCCGGGATGATCGCGATCTGATCGAACCGGTCGAGGTGGTCGAACACACGCTGCAAGGCGAGCAGGTACAGCGGCTCCACCAGGATCAGCATGTGCCGCAACGACGGTGTCCCGGCCAGTTCGGCGTCCAGCTGCGCGGAGACCGTCCGCTCGTGCAGACGCACGGCTTCGGCCCGGTTCGTGAGCCGGTGGTCGTAGGTGCTGATCGCGTTCTCGGGACGCAGCAGACCGTGTGCGGCCGAGAGGATACGGATGCGGGCTCGGCGAGCAGGATCTGCGGCGAAGTGATCACGCGCCTGCGGAACGCACGCGCCCTGATAGAGATCAAGCGCCGCAACCGGAGCGCTGGTGACGAGCTTCTCCCGCGAACAGTTGAGGACGATCAAACCCTGGTCGGGCGCGAGGATGCGCGTGCTGGGCTGCCGAAGTGTCACGGTTCCCGCACCACCCGCAGCCCGATGCCGCGTGAGCGCAGTTCAGCGGGGGCGGCGTTGAGGAAGGTGCACTGCGCGTATAGCGGCGGCGCGGCGTACGAACCGCCACGGATGACGACCCCGTCGCTCATCGTGGTGCTGGCGGTCCATTCCCACACATTGCCCGCCACGTCGAGCACGCCCTCGGGAGTGGCTCCGTCGGGATGCGTGTCGACCGGGGTAACTGTGCCGTGCCCGGAGTCCCGGAGGTTCGCGAACGCCGGTTGCCACGGCGCGTTGCCCCAGGGCCAGCGTCGGGGATCCGCTCCAGCGGCCATCCACTCCCACTCCACCGAACGTGGCAACCGCCCGCCCAACTTGCTGGCGATCTCTGCCGCATCGGCGTGGCCGATCTCGGTGACGGGGAACCGCGGCCCGAGGCCAGGGTGTTCGCCCGGCAGGTGCCCGTAGGCGATCGGGGTTCGCGTCCACAACAGGGTCGGGACCGGGACCGTGCGCGCGTCGTCCCCGAAAGTGCAGACTCCGCCGGTGACCTCGATCCATTCCAGGTTCATGCCTCAGCCGCCGATCAGGAACAGGTCTTCGACGTTGACGTCTTCGCGGATGCGGCTCTTGATTTCGTTGGGCCTCAACCGAAGCTGCAGGAGTGCGTCGCTGATGGCGTAGAACGCCTCCTGCACGTCCTCGCGAGTTCGAGCGAAGGCGACGTAGTTGTCGGCGAAGCGAATAACTCGGAGTCCGGAGACCCTTTTGTCTACTTGGGACAGTCGAAGATTGATCAGCATGGGCGCGAGACCGGACCCCGGCGCAATCGGGTACGGCATCGCGGCGAGCGCGGTGCGCAGACGGGCTAGAAAGGTGCCATCGTGGATGTACTCGGCGTGCCAGCCGATGACTTCCTCGACCGTCGCGCCTTCGGACACCGAGGCAACGTCGAGATCGGCCACCCAACGGAAACCGGCCTGGCAATACACGGCGGCCTGACGCAGGGAGGTGATGCGGTTGCGGCGCGGACGGAACCCGGAGACCCAGTCGCGGAAAGCGCACGCTTCCAGCACCGGCTCGATGGCGTTGCGCAGCGCGCGATGCACCAGTCGATCCCGCGCAGTGGGGATGGCGGTGTGCAGTTGTTTGCCGGTGTAGGTAGGCAGCTGCACGTCACGGACGGGTCCGGGCTGCCACGTTCCCTCGGCAAGCTCGATGGCCAGCTGAGGCAACGCGGTGCGTGCCTTGCGACGCAGTTGGCCCCAGGTCATTCCATCGGCGCCGGGGGCCGAGGCTCGCCGGCCACATTGACGCAACGCGCGACGCAGGTGCGGCTCGGACAGCAAGGGCATCAGCGAGTGCGACTGTGGTCCGGCGGCGGAGGGTGCTGGCGCGGTCCCGGCCCGCTGCGCTACCGTGCTGGGTGCTTGGGCGGCAGGAACGATCCCCTCGCCACGCTGTACCGGTTCGCACCCCGACACGCGCGAGCCGTGACGATGGGAATGACGGCCCCGCCCAGGCCCGTCCGGCGAACCAAACTCCGCCTCCGTCATCGTCGTCACCTCTTCACGCGCAGCGGTAGCTGGTGCGGTCGGCAATGCCGCTCTGTGCGAACGCTTCCTTGCGTTCGGTGCACGTTCCGCACGTGCCGCAGTGCGCTGCCTCGCCTCGGTAGCACGACCACGTCCGCTCGAACGGAACGCCCAGCGCCGCGCCGACCCGGACGATGTCGGTCTTGCTCTGAGTGAGAAACGGCGCGAGGATCTCGAACTCGTCGACCAGCAGCCCCTCGTTGGCGGTACGGGCTGACCGGGTGAACCGCTCGACGAACTCCGTTCGACAGTCCGGGTAGATGGCATGATCACCGGCGTGCGCGCCGAACGCCACCACATCGGCCTTGCGCACGATTGCCACCGCGACCGCGATGTCGAGCATGATCGCGTTGCGGTTCGGGACGACCGTGGCACGCATCGACTCGTCGGTGTAGTGCCCATCGGGCACTGACACGTTGGAGTCGGTCAGGGCCGAGCCGACCAGTAGCCGCCCGAGCATCGCGAGCTCAATTGTCTCGTGTGGACAGTTGAGCAGTCGCGCGATGTCGGCCGCGTGCTCCAGTTCGACTCGGTGCCGTTGGCCGTAGTCGAAGGACAACAACGTCAGCTCGGCCCCGCGCGCGGCTAGCCAGTACGCCAGCACGGTGGAGTCCAGCCCGCCAGAGGCGATCACGATGGCGTGACGTGGGTGCCGATGCTCAAGGGTGCCTATCGGCATCTTCACCACGTCCCACACAGCGAGGACGTCGAGCGGGCCGCGCCGACCACTGCGGTCCACGGCGGAAGGGTCATGTGTGGCTGCGGTCGTTCAAGCCACCGCACGCCTTCATCCACGTTGTCCAAAGCGGGGAGCAGAATGCTGTCGCCGCGCCGTTTCCAGCCGACCTGGATGCGCACCAAGTCTTCCCAGGACGACTGGCGCATGGTCGTTCGTGGCTGGGTGAGGAAGATCCAGTCGTTGGGCTCACCGGGAACCACGACGATGGGCGCGCGCAACATGTGCCGCGCAAGGAAGCTGTTGACCTCCCCGGCGAACCCGGCGCGCATGATCAGCGCGTCGACGTTCGTGCCGAGCTGAAGGCGGACGTCGCCAGTGGCGCTGTCGATGGTGGTTGGCCACGCGAACACGTCGCTGTAGTCCCGCGCGCGTTGGTCGGGTTGCTGCTCGGCCAGGGCGGGTTGATGGTCGATGACGGCGGTCATGAGTCGGTCCTCCTCGAGAGGGGTGGGTGCTGGTGGCGGCCGGGCGGAAGGCGTCGTGGAACCGCTTCCGCCCGGCCGCAGTCGGTGGCGCGGACGCGCGCTCGTCCGAAGGCACGGCAAGAAGTCCGGCCTGGCTTCAACATCTGGCTAGACGGCCCCCGCTCGGTGCGGCGGGTGCTCGGCGAGCAGCACCTCACGCAGCGCCGCCCGGAGCTGCCCGGCCTCGGCGTTGGTCAGCCGGGCGAGCCGTCCGCCGGGCAGCTCGATCTCGACGTCCGCGGGAGTTCGCCGCCGCAGGTGCAGCGCGGACCGCTGGCCGTCGCCGTCGCGGCAGTCGACTTTGCGGTGGTGCCATCCCAGCCGACGAAGCAAGGTCGCGGCGGGCACGGTGTGACATGGCCGCCTCATGGACCTTCGGTCTTTCTGATCATGCCGAGGCCGTGTGTTCCTGCGGTCGCGATCGCGTGCCGCAGGATGCGGTTGGGGGGCTGGTGTGGCGCGCGGCGGTGCGAACCGGCGTAGGCGGATTCGGTCTGCTGTCGACGCCGCCACGCGAACCGCAGCAGGCAACAGACAAACGCCAGCGCGGCGCTCGCCGTGAGGACCAGGGCGATCATC
Proteins encoded in this region:
- a CDS encoding radical SAM protein; amino-acid sequence: MTGRRTATTRTFTARTHGTGFVVHDPLTGLTHRTGAELSSGRVRLSDADVASWSEIHPAAVHADMPISVCWSPLVRCNLACPHCLDDKTVSELARTDRYRIANLLAESAVLGVDISGGEPLLLRELPELIDILVAGGCAVSATTNGTHLARRAEALATRVDALRVSLDGPDAERHDRWRGTGSFDRAVAGIRAAVAHGIPTQIQTVLLRSTARASVRAMVELATTLGVHGVTFLQMLPIGEGAALADTEQLTDDEATDLLAELSTSSAVPVRLRTREAAGGFTVIRADGQVWRNQPGSHAISSLRPLLEVNDLALTARDGSA
- a CDS encoding glycosyltransferase, with protein sequence MTTLYEELLRRNNFHTSSTRSWEAISGIGWHEPTPSELSLAAVRTLSVVVPAHNVSYCLPAVLDALEGQHHRHEFEIIVVDDASTDTTAAIAARHPIVTTVLRLPERAGGATARNLGTALARGQTVLYLDADMVLPPHVITDITARATDTTVLVGFRHNLPYDLHQGGRGVLAEHPQLGADHRVVWRPPVGRPLLYTGITLTERLDGRPLDHTHDFVDLGYGQRYVDWDLPRMVVTCLVAVPRAAVLNVGGFDPEFGRIGWGMEDTYLGACLIASGLLVIPLRQVVGFHLDPPDAEQQWQRKLATWPDTLARYWDLMRQPAPTGRTHSFIAEVSELLRNCEVLRPH
- a CDS encoding DUF6884 domain-containing protein, translated to MTLRQPSTRILAPDQGLIVLNCSREKLVTSAPVAALDLYQGACVPQARDHFAADPARRARIRILSAAHGLLRPENAISTYDHRLTNRAEAVRLHERTVSAQLDAELAGTPSLRHMLILVEPLYLLALQRVFDHLDRFDQIAIIPDPWGWRDGLTHLQQWGWA
- a CDS encoding formylglycine-generating enzyme family protein, with amino-acid sequence MNLEWIEVTGGVCTFGDDARTVPVPTLLWTRTPIAYGHLPGEHPGLGPRFPVTEIGHADAAEIASKLGGRLPRSVEWEWMAAGADPRRWPWGNAPWQPAFANLRDSGHGTVTPVDTHPDGATPEGVLDVAGNVWEWTASTTMSDGVVIRGGSYAAPPLYAQCTFLNAAPAELRSRGIGLRVVREP
- a CDS encoding reverse transcriptase domain-containing protein — translated: MPLLSEPHLRRALRQCGRRASAPGADGMTWGQLRRKARTALPQLAIELAEGTWQPGPVRDVQLPTYTGKQLHTAIPTARDRLVHRALRNAIEPVLEACAFRDWVSGFRPRRNRITSLRQAAVYCQAGFRWVADLDVASVSEGATVEEVIGWHAEYIHDGTFLARLRTALAAMPYPIAPGSGLAPMLINLRLSQVDKRVSGLRVIRFADNYVAFARTREDVQEAFYAISDALLQLRLRPNEIKSRIREDVNVEDLFLIGG
- the queC gene encoding 7-cyano-7-deazaguanine synthase QueC — encoded protein: MPIGTLEHRHPRHAIVIASGGLDSTVLAYWLAARGAELTLLSFDYGQRHRVELEHAADIARLLNCPHETIELAMLGRLLVGSALTDSNVSVPDGHYTDESMRATVVPNRNAIMLDIAVAVAIVRKADVVAFGAHAGDHAIYPDCRTEFVERFTRSARTANEGLLVDEFEILAPFLTQSKTDIVRVGAALGVPFERTWSCYRGEAAHCGTCGTCTERKEAFAQSGIADRTSYRCA